The following coding sequences are from one bacterium window:
- a CDS encoding NAD(P)H-dependent oxidoreductase subunit E, which yields MDKGRLDEIIEKYDGDESSLIQVLLEIQKEFHWLPKEALERVSQRLDVPISRIQHVATFYKAFSLVPKGRHEIHICMGTACHVRGAQRVLESVESLTGIRAGETDAELKFSLQTVNCLGCCALGPVMEIDGKTYGAMAPSKTSEVLNQYE from the coding sequence ATGGACAAGGGTAGACTAGATGAGATCATAGAGAAGTATGATGGAGATGAAAGTTCCCTCATCCAGGTACTTCTGGAAATACAAAAGGAATTTCACTGGCTTCCCAAAGAGGCCCTGGAAAGGGTCAGCCAGAGACTGGATGTTCCCATCAGCCGCATTCAGCATGTGGCCACTTTTTACAAGGCCTTCAGTCTGGTGCCTAAAGGCCGTCACGAAATTCACATCTGCATGGGCACCGCGTGTCATGTGCGAGGTGCACAGAGGGTCCTGGAATCAGTGGAAAGCCTCACCGGCATAAGGGCTGGAGAGACGGATGCAGAGCTCAAATTCAGCCTCCAGACCGTGAACTGCCTGGGCTGCTGTGCCTTGGGGCCGGTCATGGAGATAGATGGAAAGACATACGGCGCCATGGCGCCATCCAAAACATCTGAAGTGCTCAATCAGTACGAATAG
- a CDS encoding NAD-dependent epimerase/dehydratase family protein, translated as MSGIYVAGHTGLVGSALVRKLKSLGQNNLILRTHEQLDLTRQEQVEDFFFSERPSHVFLAAARVGGIWANITYPAEFIYENLAIQTNVIHAAWKAKVERLLFLGSSCIYPRDCPQPIKEEYLMSGPLEPTNEPYALAKIAGIIMCRSYNLQHGTRFISVMPTNLYGPQDNFDLETSHVLPALIRKFHLAHLAARGDWAAIEADQRRFGLIPPEYLSSLVAICRSHGHPVHLPNADASRVSHISEALKPNYEAYPAVSVWGTGKVRREFMHVDDMADACVFLMQLPDSVLSQLFEPQQPCFINIGTGLDCSVEELAQLVAEVVGCKVPIRFDPSKPEGTPRKLLDVSRLRSLGWRPKIQLREGLTWTYSWYLSQLDS; from the coding sequence ATGTCAGGCATTTACGTGGCAGGCCACACGGGTCTGGTAGGCTCGGCACTGGTTAGAAAGCTAAAATCCCTGGGGCAGAATAATCTCATTTTGCGCACTCATGAACAACTGGATCTGACCCGTCAAGAACAGGTGGAAGATTTTTTCTTTTCTGAGAGGCCCAGCCATGTCTTCCTGGCTGCAGCCAGAGTTGGGGGCATCTGGGCCAACATCACTTATCCTGCGGAGTTCATTTACGAGAATCTGGCCATCCAGACCAATGTGATTCATGCTGCCTGGAAGGCAAAGGTGGAGCGTCTGCTCTTCCTTGGTTCCTCTTGCATCTATCCCAGGGACTGCCCTCAGCCCATAAAAGAGGAATATCTCATGAGCGGTCCTCTGGAGCCCACCAACGAGCCTTATGCCCTGGCCAAAATAGCAGGGATCATCATGTGCCGTTCTTACAACCTGCAGCACGGCACCAGGTTCATATCCGTGATGCCCACCAATCTATACGGCCCCCAAGACAACTTTGACCTGGAAACCTCCCATGTGCTGCCAGCCCTCATACGCAAGTTCCACCTGGCCCATCTTGCGGCCAGGGGCGACTGGGCCGCCATAGAGGCAGACCAAAGAAGGTTCGGGCTCATCCCCCCAGAATATCTCTCCAGCCTTGTTGCCATCTGCCGCTCCCACGGACATCCGGTGCATCTGCCCAACGCTGATGCCAGCAGAGTCTCCCACATTTCTGAGGCCCTAAAGCCCAATTATGAGGCATACCCTGCCGTTAGTGTTTGGGGCACGGGCAAGGTGCGTAGGGAGTTCATGCATGTAGATGACATGGCAGACGCATGTGTGTTCCTGATGCAACTTCCAGACAGCGTTCTTTCCCAGCTCTTTGAGCCACAGCAACCCTGCTTCATCAACATAGGAACCGGACTGGACTGTAGCGTGGAGGAGCTGGCACAACTGGTGGCAGAGGTCGTGGGTTGCAAGGTGCCCATCAGGTTTGACCCTTCCAAGCCAGAGGGAACGCCTCGAAAGCTCCTGGATGTTTCGCGCTTGAGAAGTCTGGGTTGGAGGCCCAAGATCCAGCTCAGGGAAGGCCTGACTTGGACTTACTCCTGGTACCTGTCCCAGTTGGATTCATGA
- the had gene encoding 6-hydroxycyclohex-1-ene-1-carbonyl-CoA dehydrogenase, with the protein MAAPKKIQTWQMKRPWSKDRETGAVTQGLLERAELDVPELKPGESLVEVAGCGVCHTDLGYFYDGVPTVEKPPLTLGHEISGTVVAGDLEGKKVIVPAVMPCNNCPICAAGRGNRCLAQKMPGNSLGPYGGFSSHIPVPSQDLCVIEDTKGIALSHYAVVADAVTTPYQAAMRAEFKEGDLAVVIGATGGVGVYMTQMVKALGAGFVVAIARNQEKLERSLKFGADAIINSKDKDAKTIQNEFRDICKANKLPHNWGWKIFEVTGTKAGQDIALTLLSFVGKLVVVGFGMAKNEYSISRLMAFDAEIIGTWGCLPKYYPVVLKMVQEGKIQIEPFLQTRPMSQIKEAFEEAHSGNITRRIVLEPDF; encoded by the coding sequence ATGGCAGCACCCAAGAAGATCCAAACCTGGCAGATGAAAAGGCCCTGGAGTAAAGACAGGGAAACAGGGGCGGTGACCCAAGGGCTATTGGAAAGAGCCGAACTGGATGTGCCTGAGCTGAAACCGGGTGAATCCCTTGTGGAGGTGGCAGGCTGTGGAGTGTGTCACACGGACTTGGGGTATTTCTATGATGGGGTGCCCACTGTGGAAAAACCTCCCCTGACCCTCGGGCATGAGATCAGCGGCACGGTCGTGGCCGGTGACCTGGAGGGGAAGAAAGTCATTGTTCCAGCTGTAATGCCCTGTAACAACTGCCCCATATGTGCTGCGGGTCGGGGCAACAGGTGTCTTGCGCAGAAGATGCCCGGCAACAGCCTGGGACCTTACGGGGGGTTTTCGAGTCATATTCCGGTTCCATCGCAGGACCTCTGTGTAATAGAGGATACCAAGGGCATTGCGCTGTCCCACTACGCAGTTGTGGCTGATGCAGTGACCACCCCATACCAGGCTGCCATGAGGGCGGAATTCAAAGAAGGAGATCTGGCCGTAGTGATAGGCGCAACCGGAGGGGTGGGCGTTTACATGACCCAGATGGTCAAAGCCTTGGGGGCAGGATTTGTGGTGGCCATAGCTCGGAATCAGGAGAAACTGGAGCGTTCTCTCAAGTTCGGAGCCGATGCCATAATCAACTCCAAGGACAAAGACGCCAAGACGATCCAGAACGAGTTTCGAGATATCTGCAAGGCTAACAAGCTTCCCCACAACTGGGGGTGGAAGATCTTCGAAGTAACCGGGACAAAGGCTGGTCAGGACATAGCCCTTACCTTGCTTTCCTTTGTGGGGAAACTGGTGGTGGTGGGCTTTGGAATGGCCAAGAACGAGTACAGCATCTCGAGGCTCATGGCCTTTGATGCCGAGATAATAGGCACCTGGGGTTGTCTGCCCAAGTATTATCCTGTGGTGCTCAAGATGGTCCAGGAGGGCAAGATTCAGATAGAGCCCTTCCTTCAGACAAGGCCCATGAGTCAGATCAAGGAAGCCTTCGAGGAAGCTCACTCTGGAAACATCACCCGCAGAATAGTGCTGGAGCCTGATTTCTGA
- a CDS encoding 2Fe-2S iron-sulfur cluster-binding protein produces the protein MTEILLQIDGKDVVARQGMTILQAAEKENIKIPTLCHHEKLEPYGACRICTVEVESRGRSRLVAACLYPVEKDLVVRTRSPKIDMIRRSILEMLLAHAPHSPVLVELGREYGADPDRFEKEASFCILCGLCVRYCSEIKKLNAVGFIDRGTRREISFIPEIASKVCWECKECFPLCPTSALQAAYVLMETMAFALKKQQ, from the coding sequence ATGACAGAGATCCTGCTCCAAATAGACGGCAAAGATGTGGTGGCAAGGCAAGGAATGACCATTCTTCAGGCTGCGGAAAAGGAAAACATTAAAATTCCAACCCTTTGTCACCACGAAAAGCTGGAGCCTTACGGGGCCTGTCGAATCTGTACGGTGGAAGTGGAGAGCCGGGGCAGGTCTCGGCTGGTGGCTGCGTGTCTCTATCCGGTGGAGAAGGATCTGGTTGTCAGGACCAGATCACCCAAGATCGACATGATCCGCCGCAGTATACTGGAGATGCTTCTGGCCCATGCACCCCACTCACCTGTGCTTGTGGAGTTGGGCCGTGAGTATGGTGCGGATCCGGATCGATTCGAAAAGGAGGCTTCTTTCTGTATTCTGTGCGGGCTTTGTGTGAGATATTGTTCAGAGATTAAGAAACTGAACGCCGTGGGGTTCATAGATAGGGGAACCAGGAGGGAGATAAGTTTTATTCCAGAGATAGCTTCCAAGGTCTGCTGGGAGTGTAAGGAATGTTTCCCACTGTGTCCGACTTCAGCCTTACAGGCGGCCTATGTGTTGATGGAGACCATGGCCTTTGCTCTCAAGAAACAGCAATGA
- a CDS encoding NADH-ubiquinone oxidoreductase-F iron-sulfur binding region domain-containing protein, with the protein MPRINSPAELEELRNEILSRRDPQRRCISLCSGSACHAARSREVAQAIQEELAAQGLEGKIQLRRTGCHGFCERGPIIVIHPQGICYLKVQPEDVPEIVEQTLKQEKILERLLYQDPQTGQKIVQESQIPFYKNQQRIVLGSNGSIDPKSLEDYLAIGGYSALAKALFQMTPEEVLEEVKRSNLRGRGGGGFPTGRKWEESRKAPGDVKYVIVNADEGDPGAYMDRSLLEGNPHSVLEGLIIGGYAVGARHGFIYVRQEYPLAVENVGFAIEAAMEKGFLGKNILGSGFDFEVKVHRGAGAFVSGESSALMTALEGKVGEPRPKYIHTAVKGVWDRPSVLNNVETWANVPIIINKGADWFCELGTDTSKGTKIFSLVGKITNTGLVEVPMGTTLREIIYDIGGGIPGGKGFKAVQTGGPSGGCLPEHLLDLKVGFDELTQAGSMMGSGGMIVMDEETCMVDVARYFLEFLTDESCGKCVPCREGVRQMLKVLTRITRGEGKEGDIQLLEELAEVAKEASLCALGRTAPNPFLSTLQYFREEYEAHVREKKCPALSCKNLISYYIDPQKCKACMNCLRKCPAGAVAGGKKVVHVIDQQKCTKCGTCFEVCPPKFNAVKKISGQPVPEAIQAQVNPGQQG; encoded by the coding sequence ATGCCCAGGATAAACTCACCTGCGGAACTAGAAGAGCTGAGAAATGAAATCCTCTCCCGGAGAGACCCTCAAAGGAGATGCATCTCCCTTTGTTCTGGATCGGCCTGTCACGCTGCCAGGAGCAGGGAAGTGGCCCAGGCCATCCAGGAAGAGCTGGCAGCTCAGGGTCTGGAAGGTAAGATTCAACTCAGGAGGACCGGGTGCCACGGTTTTTGCGAAAGAGGCCCCATCATAGTGATCCATCCCCAAGGCATATGCTACCTGAAGGTGCAGCCCGAGGATGTGCCTGAGATAGTAGAGCAAACCCTGAAGCAAGAAAAGATCCTGGAAAGGCTTCTGTACCAAGACCCACAAACCGGGCAAAAGATAGTCCAGGAGTCCCAGATTCCCTTTTACAAGAACCAGCAGAGAATAGTGCTTGGTTCCAATGGGAGTATCGATCCCAAGAGCCTGGAGGACTATCTTGCCATAGGGGGATATTCGGCCCTGGCCAAGGCACTTTTCCAAATGACTCCCGAAGAGGTCTTGGAGGAGGTCAAAAGATCCAATCTGAGGGGAAGAGGCGGCGGAGGATTTCCCACTGGGCGCAAGTGGGAGGAGTCCAGAAAGGCCCCAGGAGATGTCAAGTACGTCATAGTCAATGCAGATGAGGGGGACCCCGGGGCATACATGGACAGAAGCCTCCTGGAGGGTAATCCGCACTCGGTACTGGAAGGCTTGATCATAGGGGGATACGCAGTGGGAGCCCGCCATGGATTCATCTACGTGCGGCAGGAGTATCCTCTGGCAGTGGAGAATGTGGGCTTTGCCATAGAAGCTGCAATGGAAAAGGGTTTTCTGGGCAAGAACATATTGGGATCTGGTTTTGATTTTGAGGTAAAGGTGCACAGAGGGGCTGGAGCCTTTGTCTCAGGGGAGTCCAGCGCGCTCATGACTGCCCTGGAGGGAAAGGTGGGGGAGCCAAGGCCCAAATATATCCACACAGCGGTCAAGGGGGTCTGGGACAGGCCCAGCGTGCTCAACAATGTGGAGACATGGGCCAACGTGCCCATCATCATCAACAAGGGGGCGGACTGGTTCTGTGAGCTGGGAACAGACACCAGCAAGGGCACCAAGATCTTTTCTCTGGTGGGTAAGATAACAAACACGGGGCTTGTGGAAGTGCCCATGGGAACCACACTGAGGGAGATCATCTACGACATTGGCGGAGGAATTCCAGGGGGAAAGGGCTTTAAGGCAGTTCAGACCGGGGGGCCTTCGGGGGGCTGCCTCCCTGAACACCTGTTGGATCTGAAGGTTGGTTTTGATGAGCTGACACAGGCAGGATCCATGATGGGTTCCGGCGGCATGATCGTCATGGATGAAGAGACCTGTATGGTGGATGTGGCCAGATACTTTTTGGAATTCCTTACCGATGAATCATGCGGTAAGTGTGTGCCCTGTAGGGAAGGGGTCCGCCAGATGCTCAAGGTGCTGACCCGAATTACCCGAGGTGAGGGGAAAGAGGGCGACATCCAGCTCCTGGAGGAACTTGCCGAGGTTGCCAAGGAGGCTTCCCTGTGCGCCTTAGGCAGGACTGCTCCCAATCCCTTCTTGAGTACACTGCAATACTTTAGGGAAGAGTATGAGGCCCATGTCAGGGAGAAGAAATGCCCGGCACTTTCTTGCAAGAATCTGATTTCCTACTATATTGACCCGCAGAAGTGCAAGGCCTGCATGAATTGCCTCAGAAAGTGTCCGGCAGGGGCTGTAGCCGGTGGCAAGAAAGTGGTGCACGTCATAGACCAGCAAAAGTGCACCAAATGCGGGACCTGTTTTGAGGTATGTCCGCCCAAATTCAATGCTGTAAAGAAAATCTCGGGCCAGCCTGTGCCCGAGGCAATTCAGGCCCAGGTGAACCCGGGCCAGCAAGGATAG
- a CDS encoding ATP-binding protein yields the protein MDLVHVLERVRQITSGEGSLQRRLGEALGFLAHELGFDSAVFYWKDKEARGFEATQSSHGWELIKSSAPFAVGEGVVGACGLDGRVIFLDKSDAGGLTEERWADDFPAYGTVLAVPAGTPGCEQKGVLVLLHGTSKQISQEQVRMLQLAGGELAWCMITEELREQLRLRLQEMEALNEVGKAVGGTLDLDPLMELALETTVRVVGARAGVLRLLDEELQLYRVTSVAGGGIKRKEEFKNEAASECPVVRTAKPHRMVVSDKAGFCSGEDLGVEVSSCACVPLVERGKIMGVMSLYDRVSGSGEQPGPFTDQDLSLLETMGGFIAGALARAMHHKHIEQLVLEKESMVRELTILYASGSAMMKATDVQRLLRVILVALTLGNGLGFNRAMLFLVNERDGVLQGRVGVGPASADDAGRIWGEMTRSQWDLHQWLEWALSQDARMTENTLIQKVATSIRIPLDDTECVLVRALRAKGAFCLDPRENPRGIELLSPLEIGTQCAMAPVVARGEALGVILVDNIYSRRPIVERDLRFLGAFASLAGLAIQNAMFFESLRQAHQELQAMQQRLIQSEKLAALGEFAATMAHEIRNPLVSIGGYARLLQKKHKDDYSRIIYEEVERLEGILSRVLDFSKVSPGHREETEISSLLEECYRSVRVQLEEPRLKVRKEFTGGLPPVQCDRDQLKQVFLNLMQNALDAMSGKGTLSLRTYLASEEEGTWVVAELSDTGGGIPSDILPNIFNPFFTTKNRGTGLGLAIVRRIVEMHGGRIEVDNRPGQGTTFRVKLPPSF from the coding sequence ATGGATTTAGTTCATGTCCTGGAGAGGGTTAGACAGATCACCTCCGGGGAAGGCTCCCTCCAGAGGCGTCTGGGGGAGGCGCTTGGTTTCCTGGCCCATGAGTTGGGTTTCGATTCGGCAGTATTCTACTGGAAGGATAAGGAAGCGCGTGGTTTTGAGGCTACCCAATCGAGTCACGGTTGGGAGCTCATCAAGAGCAGCGCACCTTTTGCCGTGGGCGAAGGAGTAGTGGGAGCATGTGGGTTAGATGGCAGGGTGATTTTCCTGGACAAATCTGATGCTGGTGGTTTGACCGAGGAGCGTTGGGCGGATGATTTTCCCGCTTACGGGACAGTGCTGGCTGTGCCTGCCGGAACACCGGGGTGCGAGCAGAAAGGCGTTCTTGTACTTCTGCATGGGACCTCCAAACAGATATCTCAGGAACAGGTCAGGATGCTTCAACTGGCAGGCGGAGAGTTGGCCTGGTGCATGATCACAGAGGAACTCAGGGAACAGCTACGGCTAAGGCTACAAGAGATGGAGGCCCTCAATGAAGTTGGGAAAGCAGTTGGTGGCACCCTGGATCTGGATCCCCTCATGGAACTGGCCCTGGAGACCACGGTGAGGGTGGTAGGGGCTAGAGCCGGTGTCCTGAGGCTCCTAGACGAGGAGTTGCAGCTTTATCGTGTCACATCTGTTGCAGGAGGTGGAATCAAGCGCAAAGAGGAGTTCAAGAACGAAGCAGCATCTGAGTGCCCTGTGGTCAGGACAGCCAAGCCTCATCGTATGGTGGTTTCGGACAAAGCAGGCTTTTGTTCTGGTGAGGACCTAGGTGTAGAGGTCAGCAGCTGCGCGTGTGTCCCCTTGGTGGAGAGGGGAAAGATCATGGGAGTGATGAGCCTTTATGATCGGGTTTCGGGTTCTGGAGAACAGCCCGGGCCTTTCACGGATCAGGATCTCAGCCTGCTTGAGACCATGGGCGGTTTCATAGCCGGGGCTCTTGCCAGGGCCATGCACCACAAGCACATAGAACAGCTGGTCCTGGAAAAGGAATCCATGGTCAGGGAACTCACCATTCTTTATGCCAGCGGTTCTGCCATGATGAAGGCCACGGATGTGCAACGCCTCCTTAGGGTGATCCTGGTGGCACTTACCCTGGGGAACGGGTTGGGATTCAATCGGGCCATGCTCTTTCTGGTCAATGAGAGGGATGGAGTTCTGCAGGGTCGGGTGGGGGTCGGACCTGCAAGTGCCGATGATGCGGGCAGGATATGGGGCGAAATGACCAGGTCCCAATGGGACCTGCACCAGTGGTTGGAATGGGCTTTGTCTCAAGATGCCAGGATGACTGAAAATACGCTTATCCAAAAGGTGGCAACCTCCATCAGGATACCTTTGGATGATACAGAGTGTGTTCTTGTGCGCGCCTTGAGGGCAAAAGGGGCTTTTTGCCTGGATCCCAGGGAGAACCCAAGGGGAATAGAGCTCTTGAGCCCTTTGGAGATAGGCACTCAGTGCGCCATGGCACCGGTGGTGGCAAGGGGAGAGGCCCTTGGGGTCATCTTGGTGGACAACATCTATTCTAGACGTCCCATAGTGGAAAGAGACTTGAGATTTCTCGGGGCTTTTGCGTCTCTTGCCGGGCTGGCCATTCAGAATGCCATGTTTTTTGAGAGCCTGAGGCAGGCACATCAAGAACTTCAAGCCATGCAGCAAAGGCTCATTCAGTCGGAAAAGCTGGCTGCACTGGGTGAATTCGCGGCCACCATGGCCCACGAAATAAGGAACCCTCTTGTTTCCATAGGAGGCTATGCCAGGCTGTTGCAAAAAAAGCACAAAGACGACTATTCTCGCATCATTTATGAGGAAGTGGAGAGACTGGAAGGAATCCTGAGCAGAGTCCTGGACTTCTCCAAGGTGTCTCCAGGCCATAGAGAGGAAACAGAGATTTCCTCCCTCCTGGAGGAATGCTATAGGTCTGTGCGGGTTCAGCTGGAAGAGCCCAGATTGAAGGTTCGCAAAGAATTCACAGGGGGCTTGCCTCCTGTGCAGTGCGACAGGGATCAGCTCAAGCAGGTCTTCTTGAACCTGATGCAGAATGCCCTTGATGCCATGAGTGGCAAGGGCACTTTGAGCCTGAGAACTTACCTGGCCTCCGAGGAAGAAGGCACCTGGGTGGTGGCAGAGCTTTCGGACACAGGAGGCGGAATTCCATCGGATATTCTGCCCAATATCTTCAATCCCTTTTTCACCACCAAGAACAGAGGTACTGGCTTGGGGTTGGCCATTGTGCGCCGGATAGTGGAGATGCACGGTGGCAGAATCGAGGTGGACAATCGCCCCGGGCAAGGAACAACCTTCAGGGTCAAGCTCCCTCCTTCTTTCTGA
- a CDS encoding hydrogenase iron-sulfur subunit, translated as MSAGFQFKPKIIGFSCNWCCYAGADLAGVSRYQYPPYVRLVRLMCSGRVDISFVLKAFSGGADGVFIGGCWPGECHYITEGNYDALGMVHVGKEILEHIGLNPDRLRLEWVSASEGIRFAEVMNDFAKKLIKLGPLGSSEGIDPARLSIGLEAAIRLVPYMRLVMAERLKLSRSEQEYLSFFKSQEGKSLVRKTILEELQKEEIALLLGKKPLGIGQIAQSLGLSASEVSRQLTGLSRRGLIRYDWQAKSFQLA; from the coding sequence ATGAGCGCTGGTTTTCAATTCAAGCCCAAGATAATCGGTTTTTCCTGCAACTGGTGTTGCTATGCAGGAGCTGATCTGGCTGGGGTTTCTCGTTACCAGTATCCGCCCTACGTGAGACTAGTGAGGCTCATGTGTTCTGGCAGGGTGGACATTTCCTTTGTGCTCAAGGCCTTCAGCGGGGGAGCCGACGGGGTGTTCATAGGCGGTTGTTGGCCAGGAGAGTGCCACTACATAACCGAGGGCAATTACGACGCCTTGGGCATGGTGCATGTGGGCAAGGAAATTCTTGAACACATAGGCCTGAATCCCGACAGGCTCAGGTTGGAATGGGTCAGTGCCTCAGAAGGCATAAGGTTTGCTGAAGTCATGAATGATTTCGCCAAGAAGCTTATAAAACTTGGACCACTGGGCAGCTCAGAAGGTATTGACCCGGCCAGACTCAGCATCGGCTTGGAGGCTGCAATCAGGCTGGTCCCTTACATGAGACTGGTCATGGCCGAGAGGTTGAAGCTTTCAAGATCAGAACAGGAGTATTTGAGCTTTTTCAAGAGCCAGGAAGGCAAGAGCTTGGTTCGAAAGACGATTTTGGAAGAACTGCAAAAGGAAGAAATAGCTCTTCTCCTGGGGAAGAAGCCTCTTGGAATCGGCCAGATAGCCCAGAGTCTGGGCCTCAGTGCCTCAGAGGTTTCCAGACAGCTCACAGGTCTTTCCCGAAGAGGGTTGATAAGGTATGACTGGCAGGCCAAAAGCTTTCAATTGGCCTGA
- the dksA gene encoding RNA polymerase-binding protein DksA yields MDAQKREFFRKLLNERLEALLNDAARTVTNMTDDEESFPDPTDRASVESDRNFMLRIRDRERKLISKIREALDRIDKGTYGICEECGEEISEQRLLARPVTTLCIDCKTSQEEDERRRGE; encoded by the coding sequence ATGGATGCCCAGAAGCGAGAGTTTTTTCGCAAGCTACTCAATGAAAGGCTTGAGGCCCTGCTAAATGATGCAGCTAGGACCGTTACCAACATGACCGATGATGAGGAAAGCTTTCCGGATCCCACTGATCGAGCTTCTGTGGAAAGCGATCGCAATTTCATGCTTCGCATAAGGGACAGGGAGAGAAAGCTGATTTCCAAGATCCGGGAAGCCCTGGACAGGATAGACAAGGGGACCTACGGTATTTGCGAAGAATGTGGTGAAGAGATATCGGAGCAGAGGCTCTTGGCCAGGCCTGTGACCACACTTTGCATAGATTGCAAGACCTCCCAAGAAGAAGATGAACGCCGCCGGGGGGAGTGA
- the gmd gene encoding GDP-mannose 4,6-dehydratase: MASTKTALITGITGQDGSYLAELLLSKGYEVHGLIRRSSTFNTDRIEHIYTDPHEPGARLFLHYGDLSDSGQLAHLVYNVMPHEVYHLAAQSHVRVSFDMPDYTGDVVGLGTTRLLEALRRSGVKARFYQASSSEMFGGAPAPQSEQTPFQPRSPYAAAKVYAYHMVRNYREAYGLFASNGILFNHESPRRGETFVTRKITRAVARIRLGLERCVYLGNLEARRDWGYAPDYVEVMWKILQLDEPDDFVVATGECHSVREFCERAFMEGGMELKWEGCGTEEVGILASVEDRPDLFSCLNSEHTCKIASAKDFLKPGSVLVRIDPRYFRPTEVETLRGDSSKAKRILGWEPKVTFQELVSIMVRADMEELLQLRHCQDLVRQLALGTKRPGIVEGE, from the coding sequence ATGGCCTCAACAAAGACCGCCCTGATAACTGGTATCACAGGGCAGGACGGCTCGTATCTGGCTGAGCTCCTGCTGTCCAAAGGTTATGAAGTGCACGGTCTCATAAGACGCTCTAGCACCTTCAACACGGACCGCATAGAGCACATTTACACGGATCCCCATGAACCAGGAGCAAGGCTCTTCCTTCATTACGGAGACCTGTCGGACTCAGGTCAGCTGGCACACCTGGTCTACAACGTGATGCCTCACGAGGTTTACCATCTGGCTGCCCAGAGCCATGTACGGGTCAGCTTCGACATGCCTGACTATACCGGAGATGTGGTGGGCCTGGGCACCACCAGGTTACTGGAGGCACTGAGAAGAAGCGGGGTCAAGGCTCGTTTCTATCAGGCTTCTTCCTCGGAGATGTTTGGGGGGGCTCCGGCCCCACAAAGTGAGCAGACTCCTTTCCAACCCAGGAGCCCTTATGCGGCTGCCAAGGTTTATGCGTATCACATGGTGCGCAATTACAGGGAAGCCTATGGTCTGTTTGCATCCAATGGGATTCTCTTCAACCATGAATCTCCCCGTCGCGGGGAGACCTTTGTGACCAGAAAGATCACCAGGGCCGTGGCAAGGATCCGCCTGGGTCTGGAAAGATGTGTTTATCTTGGCAATCTTGAGGCTAGGCGAGACTGGGGATATGCTCCGGATTACGTGGAGGTCATGTGGAAAATTCTACAGTTGGATGAACCTGATGATTTTGTGGTGGCCACCGGAGAATGCCACAGTGTGAGGGAATTCTGTGAAAGAGCCTTCATGGAAGGGGGAATGGAGCTAAAATGGGAAGGTTGCGGTACAGAAGAGGTGGGAATCCTGGCTTCTGTGGAGGATAGACCAGATTTGTTTTCCTGCCTGAATTCTGAACATACATGTAAAATTGCCTCTGCTAAGGATTTTTTGAAGCCCGGTTCGGTGCTGGTCAGAATAGATCCACGTTACTTTCGGCCCACTGAGGTGGAGACCCTGCGGGGTGATTCCAGCAAGGCCAAGAGGATTCTTGGTTGGGAGCCTAAAGTCACATTCCAGGAACTGGTAAGCATAATGGTAAGGGCGGACATGGAAGAACTCCTGCAGCTAAGACATTGCCAGGATCTGGTTCGTCAACTTGCCTTGGGCACGAAAAGGCCCGGGATCGTGGAGGGGGAATGA